In Emys orbicularis isolate rEmyOrb1 chromosome 12, rEmyOrb1.hap1, whole genome shotgun sequence, one genomic interval encodes:
- the LOC135886476 gene encoding BPI fold-containing family B member 3-like, whose protein sequence is MLKVWAILLFGSLLTPSQGLDGATQVLSSVNANGLGKIIDNVLHRGDILNSVLGTVSAGNGGLLNLGNLLGTDLTKLEIKKLTLPKVSLKLLPGVGVQLNVNTQVLIEGKSLLAKVLNLQVDVNIIARARLAQDDMGAPKLIVEDCKTQLVNVRLLNVLPLRPNVLNKALGNLFPGVLCPLIDTVLNAVNPLLSTVNSVVPLGVVGNLQYTLASLPVVSDAEIKLDLNAVVEDLLGNRVDDPTCSAATVSLPSVVASPSQLGLSVCLLSSVLKLLLVPGNLSTDIAAQTLPSDTPLTASALRALIPEVSELLPESQQPLLKIRVLETPAVSVQNGKVMVRLPASIEVSPSASPQQSLFVLDADIVLSVQPTISDNKLRISVALERVGLRLASSLISDFNVALLEPLISDILNAAYVPLINGALEVGIPLPNLLNLKWENGLVKVINNALSVNALA, encoded by the exons ATGCTAAAGGTTTGGGCCATTCTCCTCTTTGGCAGCCTGCTGACCCCATCTCAAGGACTAGATGGTGCTACTCAGGTTCTTTCCAGCGTGAATGCAAATGGATTAGGAAAAA TTATAGACAATGTGCTCCACAGAGGCGACATTCTCAACAGTGTGCTAGGAACTGTGTCAGCTGGCAATGGAGGGCTCCTGAACCTGGGAAATTTGCTGGGCACTGACCTCACAAA GCTGGAAATTAAAAAACTTACTCTCCCCAAAGTATCGCTGAAGCTCCTGCCAGGAGTGGGGGTCCAGCTGAACGTCAACACCCAAGTGTTAATTGAAGGCAAAAG CCTTCTAGCTAAGGTGCTCAATCTCCAGGTGGACGTGAACATTATCGCAAGAGCCAGACTGGCACAGGATGACATGGGCGCCCCCAAGTTAATCGTTGAAGACTGCAAGACGCAGCTTGTTAACGTTCGGCTCCTCAA TGTGCTCCCACTACGTCCAAATGTCCTAAACAAGGCCCTTGGGAACCTCTTTCCTGGAGTG CTGTGTCCTTTAATTGATACCGTGCTCAACGCCGTGAACCCTCTGCTGAGCACCGTGAACT CCGTGGTCCCACTGGGTGTGGTAGGAAATCTCCAGTACACTTTAGCGAGCCTCCCCGTGGTCAGTGATGCGGAGATCAAACTGGATTTAAAT GCTGTAGTTGAGGATTTGCTTGGCAATAGAGTGGACGATCCCACTTGCTCAGCAGCAACCGTATCTCTGCCGTCCGTGGTGGCCAGCCCGTCCCAGCTTGGCCTTTCAGTGTGTCTCCTCAGCTCAGTGCTCAAACTGCTGCTGGTGCCTGGGAATCTCAGCACAGACATTGCAGCTCAAACG CTTCCCAGTGACACCCCGCTGACAGCCTCTGCCCTTCGCGCGCTCATTCCTGAG GTTTCTGAACTGCTGCCGGAGTCACAGCAACCGTTGCTGAAGATCAGAGTTCTGGAAACACCTGCAGTGTCGGTGCAAAATGGGAAAGTCATGGTGCGCCTCCCTGCTTCCATTGAGGTTTCCCCCTCAGCTTCGCCCCAGCAGTCTCTCTTTGTTCTGGATGCT GATATTGTTCTGAGTGTCCAGCCTACCATTTCAGACAACAAACTCCGCATCTCTGTAGCTCTGGAAAG agTCGGCCTGAGACTGGCTTCTTCGCTAATTAGCGATTTCAAT GTTGCACTTCTTGAACCATTAATCAGTGACATACTCAATGCTGCATACGTGCCACTCATCAATG GTGCCCTGGAGGTGGGAATTCCTCTGCCTAATCTTCTCAACCTGAAGTGGGAGAATGGTCTTGTGAAAGTCATTAAT AACGCTTTATCGGTTAACGCGCTGGCCTAA